The sequence cataaaaatacaatatgttttttggttttatatttcataattgcAAAGTTGATTCGTGGGGTTTGTATTAGTAGACACTTGACTGACACTTGACGGGTGTTAGAAGAAAACTGTGCTATCTCCTGGCCAACAGAAAACATGAATCAAGATCATGAGTGGCATAAAATGGGGGAGACAGAATTTATGTTGGCTCATGGTTTTGCCACATTTATCTCTTTTCATTCTTCCCTCACTTGTGTTTcctgtttttctgtctgtttctaAAAGTGATTCTCAGTGTGTCCAGTAAAACTCCAGTGGTCCGCTCTAGACTGGGGGAGCAGGTTCTTCTGGACTGTGGGTTCTGGGTTGACCCATCATCTCCATTTCATGGCTCTGGTTTCTCTATGGAGTGGCGTTATCAGTTCAGAGGTGAAGGACGTTTGGTCTTTGCCTATGATGGGAAGAACGATCGGTTTGCTGAGACATCAGAGACAGGAGCTGATATTGACGTCACAGCTCTCTATACGTCTGGAAATGCATCTCTGATTATAGAGGAGGCTCAAGTGAGACACTCTGGTACTTATATCTGCACAGTTTATCTTCCACACCTGCTGGTACAGGTAGCTGTGGACTTGGAGATTGTTGGTAAGTTGTTTGtcaacaaatatatttacactACAGAATACAGTGTTCAAATATTATATAGAATTTAAACACTCTAGAGCCTCCATCTCTCTCCATCTACccttctcctctttctctgcttgTACCTGGTCAGGTGGTGGTGGCTCAGTGTGAGGCGTTGGATTGCCGGAGCTGGATCAACTtcccctgttgcaagtcttgtctatggtgtattatgtgtatttcTTTTTCTCACCACTGTTGTAAAATACTTTTGGCCAAAATCtaagttaaaaaatatgaaatgctaCTTTGTGCTCTGCACAGGCTATTAAAGGCAGAATAGGTGATCCAGTccagaatattttttgtcatgctggttggaaTTCTATTTatatcctgatagcaatcaataatatttttataattataaatcatctgtgaaaggcgtaggacAAAAGAACGTTCGCTCAATCAAAACGTGCAGGCCGAAtgctgtgactggtcatgtgtacattttcagttgACGTAATTTGCATACCACTGCAGACGCTGTTCATCATAAGTCATCAGCGCGCTCATGTCCGCTGTGTCAATATAGGGAAAATGGCAGACAAGCAGCAACAACCAAACTTTCCTGCCGAACCAACAAGAATTAAATCTACAAAACGAAAgtctgtttttgaaaaagcagtgaaTGTGCCACGTCTCTCGCCGAAGAGCCATCCAACAGCGAATTGGTCTGTGAGCCTTCATATGTTTTGGAGGACGCGTGTCTTTGGATGGCGAGTTGCGTAGAGATTGGGATTATAATTTccgtgctagcaggctaaaatTAACACctgttcttttttaaacaacaatatctttattttcCCTTGCAAGACCTTCAGCTCCTATGGAAGGAACTGCAGTTCATTCAGTCAAGATGAAGGGAGGTGAAGCCACAAGGTTTATGCTCATCCAACAACATGTAGTCACAAGCTCTTTCGTTGgctacatttttgtaaaacaggcAGACACACATTAAGGGTAACCAGTAGcatgtatttaatgaagaaataACACTACTATGAAAGGGTACATCAGAGTATAAGGGCAAAAAGGGAATATGCTCTGTACAGATGGAGCCCTATCTGTGCTCGTGCCTGCGTGAGGGTGTACATAATGCGTAGGTACGTAAACGATTTTCCGCTGCAATCACGTCATCAGTGTTTCTCCTCACTTTATCTGGAAAAAAAGGTTAACAGTGATCAGAGCTTGAATGTGCACTGCAACAAATCAGTCTGTACATTACTAGTGTAGCACACGTGTGATATAGTTTTCTTGTCCATTAGACAGagctgcttgtttgtgtgaagcaagtttgtcgttgtgcttgtttgtgtgagacGTTGATTGATTGCACACGGCTGTGTCTATTTCATTTTAGTCTATTTCGCTATTCAAACTTGCACAGTTTTGCATTCTGTAGTCCTGCTATCGTGTGATGGTGGATAATTTGTACGTCTTACTTTATAAGCCACATGAGGACATGAACTCTTGAAATTCATCTTCAGAGTTGATCTGAGAGTATATCTTATGAGAATTTCAGTGTTTGAGTAAAGTACTTAAACGTCTTTCTGACCATCCGCAAAAATAAACGTCTGGTTAACCTGACTAAAGATGACAAAATACTGTGGTGATGTTTAGAATTTAGaatagtaaattgataaacagTAGTAAACATTTTAGTAAAAGTACTAAGTTGTCCCGAATGGGGAATAGATTAATACATGCATCATTTAAACAAATTCTGTGAttgaatttataaatgattatttaaaagatatacaaatatatatgtattatttataaataggcttgagtatttaattacttttattttaaacgtCAGGACATATTTTGAGGGGCTCAAGAATATCTGGAGGGGTATGCCCCCCTTAGATCCGGCTCTGATAGTAATGTTCAGCTTACTGTAGTAAATTGTggagaaaatattaataaatattattattaaggCAAACTAACAATTACATGATCTTAATTTATCCATGTATGTAATATAAAATGTCCTTTGTCAGTTACATGCCTATTCATGTGATGACATGCGCTTGTGTTCTTTAAAGCAGACCATGGATGTTTTGTACTTGTGCTATagctgtttggcctgtgctacaaaagtttaaacctctgtagcaccagtgcGATGTGGAAAAATCTTAATGTAGAGCCATGCTTAAATATCAGTTATATAAAGCTTGAAGCATCGGAATCAATATTGGCTATTCACAATGACAAGAAATCAGTACTCATATCGACTACAAATATCCTGATTGGAGCATCCCTacacaaaacctaaaaaaacttttgacaACAGTAGTACatttttgtatacagtatagacatattttgtgcatttgcaaattttctttgtgttaacaCTCAAGAGTAATAATGGCTGTGATATAATTTGAGTGAGGAAAGCAAATgataacacacattttttcgAACTACACGAGTGATGGTCAAGGATTTGTATGCATCACACTGTATGAGCCTCTTAATCATATAATAAACATCTCAAAATTTAtacagaaatgaataaaaacatgtgcTTGACACCTGGTGTGTGCTCTTATCTGTTTCAGTGATGATATACTTCACAGAATACcttgtgtctgtgtgagagagatttgCACTATGTCTATGTGATATGATGTGATAGTGGACTTCAGAAAGCAAAACCAGGATGCATCCTCATTACCATCAATGTGAAGAGAGTCAGGTTTGTCCGCAGGCGCATGACTGAGGACATCATCTATCAGGGAAACAGTACAACAGTATTAAAGTATGGAGAAGCAGGCTCAGTTCTTTTGCCCCATGACTTGTGAAAACCAAGCTTAAGTCATTTTATGTGATGTACTGTTTTCCACAGAAATTTCACTGTATAGTTTAACTATTTCAACACAATTTGTTCAAATGCatcaaatgaatatacaataaaaccaaaacgaaaaataaagctttaaagcaGTTTTTACTCTGGAAGTTCAATGCAACCTAGTTACGGCCAGCATGGCATAGTTAAAGTTTCATCAAAGAAACACTCAGCAACACaaatgtctttgcattgacataaaaaatataacattgcagttaaaatgacattagaTCCCCCAATGTTAatacaaagattaataaaaacatgtgctTGAACCTTGAACCCCCGAATGTTTGAAACAAATCTAGACCCTTGGGTGTGTGTTCTTAtctgtttcagtgtgtgtttgagatttGCACTATATTTTTCTGATTGTATGTGATATGATGTGATAGTGGACTTCAGAAAGCAAAACAAGTATACATCCTCTTTACCATCAATGCGAAGAGAGTCATGTCGTTCAAGTTTCTGGGAAAGCACATCACTGAGGACATAATCTATAAGGGAAAAAAACTGATCTTGCTTGTCCATGCTTTAATTCTGCTGTACAAACCGTACAGCAGAATTAAAGCATGGACAAGCAAGATcagtttttgtgatttactgtttttcaAGTAAAATAATTCTCTATGAAGGATGGCAGAAAGTAAACTTGGGTTTTATTGTTGGGTAAATATCATATTCACACATGTAAATGGAAAGTGTAAGCCctcttttaatatatttttaagtgagTTCATAAACTTATTTGAGAGcttgaaataaataagaaaacataaaaagtttCAATCTCTGTGACTGTgaatttctattattttaatgtattgtcttgattgttgtgtttttttattcatttctcgCTCCTTTGTCTCTTTTTTTACTTAGGAAGTGTGCCCTTTTATggtttgtttccttttttatgtTCATGTCTATTGCTGTAGTTTACAGTGTAATGTTGTGCCGTTCCCTGTCTTGTATTGTATATTTGAGCAATGAAAAACGGATGGCAGGAAGTAGAGACAGTAATGAAAATCGTAGTTTAACTATTTGTTATCCTGCTTCACTCTGAACTCTATTCATTCAACCGATTCTCACTTCACTTAGAGTCTCACTCCGGCCGTATATGCGGATCTCACGATCACAAACTCGTCAGTCTTGGTCATTGCCAGAGGTAAGAGACCAGTTATATGCTCCCCTCTGTAACTCACTGCTAAACATAACCTTTTTTAGTCAGCCTAGACCATGAGCACTTAATAAgagtaataattattataaccACAGGTCATGACCACTCCACAGAGATAAATAGAACAACCTTACTTTCTCTAATGGCAGCTATATATAATCATGCCATAGTTTCCTATGTACACTGCGTTCACAACGCCGCTGTCGAGAGCCTCAAAGTGGCcggaagtcattcattttcaatgtaaGCCATCAGCGAGCAGCGGTGCGTCTTTGCCGTTGAGGAGAGTTAAAAATCAGCTCAACTTTATGGCAATGAGCGAAGTTTGACgacaaccaatcagaatttaAAAGTCCATCGCTTGAGAGTATTCCAGAGATCACAGCTATGTAAACTTTGCTATACGTCAGATCGCCAGAGCTTCCACAATTCTTTCTACAGCGTTGTTGACAGGCCGGCCAGAGTGATTTTTTATGCTCGGAACGGCGGCAGTGTGGACGTACAGTTAGATAGAATAATATTACACTAATCAGCAGTTGAGGCTTACCCTATTTAGATTGTTCCGACAACATTTGTGCTGTTTTAAACGGAAATTCATGTTATCAGCCTCCATGGTCTTAGTACACTTAAACTAATGGCAAGTGCTTAGCTGGATCTCAAAAATTCTCTAGTGTGTTTCTTCTCCAGCTAGACAGGATTCTCCGTCATTAACCTAAACAGTGATTTGCGGTAACAAGGATATAACAGGATTATATGAGAAACTCAGAATACTGCAGAACAAattcaaacatgacaatttattatGTTTCTTGCCAATGCTAAATAAATTCAGAgaatatgaaacaaaacataaaatcctCAAAGATTAGTCCACGAGTCTAAAATGCATACCTGACAGTAGAAAAAGTCATTGCGGGTAAAAACATGGAGCTTTGTGTCCCAAGGAACACACAGCATCATGGGGTTAATCTTTGGTAAGAATCCCTCTGATCATTTTTGCAAGCTTTCCTTAAATACCCAGACCAAACTACCCTTCCTCCACACGACAACAATTTACATTGAAACAGGATTCTGTCCTGGATCTGATCAGGCCGCAAGCGGGGATTTGCATGAAGACACACCCTCAACAGTTAGCAGAATATCTTTAAACCCTCAAACCTATGTGATGATCCGCTCTACTGCTGTGGAAAGAGACCATTGCACCAATCGCACTAAGACATTTCAAATTATACCAAACATGCATATGAATATTCTTTGTTCGTATAAGACATGGTATATTTCAAATCCAGTTCATGAGTGAGCTTTGAAGTGAGttgagatggagagaaagaggagagaggGAAAAGGGAACAGATGTAAAGGTGTGCGTTTGcaatcatcattcattgttttatgctgtctgagatggagatgcAAACCCTGTGGGGATTTCAATGTCAGGCAGGGGTGCCCTCTTGGTGTGGATACCTTGGCAGCAGCCTTACAGTTTCATCAAAGAAACACATTTAGCAAGATaaatgtctttgcattgacattacaaaatattattttgcacttaAAATTACATAAGATGTGTGGAGGGGTGTAATTTGCAGGAGTGTGTGAAATATAACACCCAATAAAAATAGCAATTAAACCCCCCAATTTTaatacaaagataaataaaaacatgtgctTGACACTTGAACCCCCGAATGTTTGAAACAAATCTAGACCCTTGGGTGTGTTATCTTATCTGTTTCAGTGATGATGTACTGTGTACctagtgtgtgtgagagagatttgCACTATATTTTTCTGATTCTATGTGATATGATGTGATAGAGGACTTCAGAAAGCAAAACCAGTATACATCCTCATTACCATCAATGTGAAGAGAGTCAGGTTTGTCGGCAGGCGCATCACTGAGGACATCATCTATCAGGGAAACAGTACAACAGTATTAAAGTATGGAGAAGCAGGCTCAGTTCTTTTGCCCCATGgcttgtgaaaacccagcttaAGTCATTTTATGTGATTTACTGTATTCCACAGAAATTTCATTGTATAGTTTAACTATTTCATCACAATTTGTTCAAATgcatcaaataaatatacaatataaccAAAAcgaaaaataaagctttaaagcaGTTTTAGTCCGGAAGTTCAATGCAACCTAGTTACGGCCACCATGGCATAGTAAAAGTTTCATCAAAGAAACACTCAGCAACACaaatgtctttgcattgacataaaaaatataacattgcagttaaaatgacattagaTCCCCCAATGTTAatacaaagattaataaaaacatgtgctTGAACCTTGAACCCCCGAATGTTTGAAACAAATCTAGACCCTTGGGTGTGTGTTCTTAtctgtttcagtgtgtgtttgagatttGCACTATATTTTTCTGATTGTATGTGATATGATGTGATAGAGGACTTCAGAAAGCAAAACAAGTATACATCCTCTTTACCATCAATGCGAAGAGAGTCATGTCGTTCAAGTTTCTGGGAAAGCACATCACTGAGGACATCATCTATAAGGGAAACAGTACAGCAGAATTAAAGCATGGACAAGCAagctcagttttttttattcactgtTTTCCATGTAAAATAATTCTCTATGAAGGATGGCAGAAAGTAAACTTGGGTTTTATTGTTGGGTAAATATCATATTCACAC comes from Triplophysa dalaica isolate WHDGS20190420 chromosome 25, ASM1584641v1, whole genome shotgun sequence and encodes:
- the LOC130415661 gene encoding uncharacterized protein LOC130415661 isoform X2, yielding MVDDQQFNSMKTVPMAEWMRQNEEVYHLDRHVIFKSNIQVAKERFNQSTDDVLSDVLSLKLERHDSLRIDDDVLSDAPADKPDSLHIDDDVLSDVLSQKLERHDSLRIDDDVLSDAPADKPDSLHIDDYVLSDVLSQKLERHDSLRIDDDVLSHAPADKPDSLHIDDKVRRNTDDVIAAENRLRTYALCTPSRRHEHR
- the LOC130415661 gene encoding uncharacterized protein LOC130415661 isoform X1 is translated as MLSVLLLLGIGVVLANCEVGMVDDQQFNSMKTVPMAEWMRQNEEVYHLDRHVIFKSNIQVAKERFNQSTDDVLSDVLSLKLERHDSLRIDDDVLSDAPADKPDSLHIDDDVLSDVLSQKLERHDSLRIDDDVLSDAPADKPDSLHIDDYVLSDVLSQKLERHDSLRIDDDVLSHAPADKPDSLHIDDKVRRNTDDVIAAENRLRTYALCTPSRRHEHR
- the LOC130415196 gene encoding tapasin-like — encoded protein: MLYVTSYYEGFLKLVSGSGCPVLECWFVQEKPGHRGGFSAPMDQEKSLMFITTEPYNEKTSELHPPADINPSRIYYVTDPAGTFCSSALNPPKGSVNKPKCEINPFMPHAALVRWASALTDSAQSPVYLQADWFSVAAQGLDEQLTLSNIMRAPSASKEPKVILSVSSKTPVVRSRLGEQVLLDCGFWVDPSSPFHGSGFSMEWRYQFRGEGRLVFAYDGKNDRFAETSETGADIDVTALYTSGNASLIIEEAQVRHSGTYICTVYLPHLLVQVAVDLEIVEPPSLSIYPSPLSLLVPGQVVVAQCEALDCRSWINFPCCKSCLWCIMCISFSHHCCKILLAKI
- the LOC130415661 gene encoding uncharacterized protein LOC130415661 isoform X4, yielding MLSVLLLLGIGVVLANCEVGMVDDQQFNSMKTVPMAEWMRQNEEVYHLDRHVIFKSNIQVAKERFNQSTDDVLSDAPADKPDSLHIDDDVLSDVLSQKLERHDSLRIDDDVLSDAPADKPDSLHIDDYVLSDVLSQKLERHDSLRIDDDVLSHAPADKPDSLHIDDKVRRNTDDVIAAENRLRTYALCTPSRRHEHR